The following coding sequences lie in one Polynucleobacter necessarius genomic window:
- a CDS encoding 5-(carboxyamino)imidazole ribonucleotide synthase, producing the protein MADRKEPILPGSYLGILGGGQLGRMFTQAAQAMGYKVCVLDPDSDSPAGSIAEKFIQAEYTDSAALKEMAALCSSVSTEFENVPAQALDELEALGVFVAPRSSCVSLAQNRVAEKKFLATWKSETNIGPAPNFVIEHDADIAHVPADLFPGILKTARLGYDGKGQATVYNPEELTAAWNEFGRVPCVLEKRMDLDFEVSALVVRGYDDAVVAYPVAQNIHRDGILHTSTVPVPSLKPAQEKKIIDAAKALIRKMDYVGVLCVEFFVLKGGDIIANEIAPRPHNSGHYTMDACVSSQFEQQVRAMARLPLGDTRQLAPVSMLNLLGDLWFEGSEDKAREPAWNKVLAHPDAKLHLYGKSAPRMGRKMGHINCLGEALNEARQNCAAVATELGIEP; encoded by the coding sequence ATGGCAGATCGTAAGGAACCTATTTTGCCGGGTTCATATCTGGGCATTTTAGGCGGCGGTCAATTGGGGCGCATGTTTACTCAAGCCGCGCAGGCCATGGGTTATAAGGTTTGTGTTCTAGATCCTGATTCGGATAGTCCGGCCGGCTCTATCGCTGAAAAATTTATTCAAGCGGAGTACACGGATAGTGCTGCTTTAAAAGAAATGGCTGCGTTGTGCTCGTCAGTGAGTACTGAGTTTGAAAACGTCCCAGCTCAAGCGCTGGATGAATTAGAGGCATTAGGTGTTTTTGTTGCGCCTAGGAGTAGCTGTGTTTCATTGGCGCAAAACCGTGTGGCAGAGAAAAAATTCTTAGCGACTTGGAAATCTGAAACAAATATTGGCCCAGCCCCTAATTTTGTGATTGAGCATGACGCTGATATTGCTCACGTGCCTGCTGATCTTTTTCCTGGGATTTTGAAAACTGCTCGTTTGGGTTATGACGGAAAAGGTCAAGCTACTGTTTATAACCCAGAAGAATTAACGGCAGCATGGAATGAGTTTGGGCGCGTGCCATGCGTTCTTGAAAAGCGTATGGATTTGGATTTTGAAGTATCGGCTTTAGTAGTACGTGGCTATGATGATGCGGTGGTGGCTTACCCAGTGGCGCAGAATATTCATCGTGATGGAATCTTGCATACCTCGACAGTGCCAGTGCCATCGCTCAAGCCTGCTCAAGAGAAAAAAATCATTGATGCAGCAAAGGCGCTGATTCGTAAAATGGATTATGTGGGCGTACTTTGCGTTGAATTTTTTGTTTTGAAAGGTGGCGACATTATCGCTAATGAAATCGCACCACGCCCTCATAATTCTGGCCATTACACTATGGACGCTTGTGTTAGCAGTCAGTTTGAGCAGCAAGTGAGAGCAATGGCGAGATTGCCTTTGGGTGATACCCGTCAACTTGCACCCGTATCCATGTTGAACCTATTGGGCGATCTTTGGTTTGAAGGTAGTGAAGATAAAGCTCGTGAACCTGCTTGGAATAAAGTGCTGGCTCACCCTGATGCTAAGTTGCATCTTTATGGAAAATCTGCTCCACGGATGGGTCGAAAAATGGGGCATATTAATTGTCTTGGTGAGGCGTTGAACGAAGCTCGCCAAAACTGTGCGGCTGTTGCTACTGAATTAGGCATTGAGCCCTAG
- a CDS encoding L-threonylcarbamoyladenylate synthase, which produces MSGDSTPLHSSAVIYEAVQTLRNGGLVAIPAETVYGLAADAKNPDAIKKIFVAKERPSNHPLIVHLAAPDKFDQPQIDWIALLAPWARDVSEDALKLINQFWPGPLTLVFKKDKGVLNELTGGQDTVAIRAPAHPIAIGLLRKFKGGVAAPSANRFGKVSPTSAADVRQEFEGMLGLMVLDGGDCDVGIESTIIDLSSGDKAVLLRPGAITPSEIMAKTGVRVYLPGEIKGDNEKEDLPKVSGSLKAHYAPTTPLRLYAPGRVLDALSEFPDTKSRVAIAVWDSESSLGHDGHPAARFEEVEISSDSVAFASCLYRSLRDLDQQGWDLILFPEPPVGEEWDGVRDRLQRACFGSGPSSSNHDSN; this is translated from the coding sequence ATGTCTGGCGATAGTACGCCACTGCATTCTTCTGCGGTGATTTATGAAGCGGTTCAAACCTTACGCAATGGTGGATTGGTTGCCATACCTGCCGAGACGGTTTACGGTCTAGCTGCTGATGCTAAAAATCCTGACGCCATTAAGAAAATCTTTGTTGCTAAAGAACGTCCTTCAAATCACCCATTAATTGTTCACTTGGCTGCGCCTGATAAATTTGATCAACCCCAAATTGATTGGATTGCATTGCTGGCGCCTTGGGCACGAGATGTTTCCGAAGATGCGTTAAAGCTAATTAATCAGTTTTGGCCAGGACCGCTTACTCTTGTGTTTAAAAAAGATAAAGGCGTTTTAAATGAGCTGACGGGCGGGCAAGATACAGTGGCAATTCGCGCGCCTGCACATCCTATTGCAATAGGTTTATTGCGTAAATTTAAAGGCGGAGTAGCCGCGCCTTCAGCCAATCGTTTTGGAAAGGTTTCACCCACTAGTGCCGCCGACGTTCGGCAAGAATTTGAAGGTATGTTGGGTCTAATGGTTCTAGATGGTGGAGATTGTGATGTTGGTATTGAATCAACGATTATTGACCTCTCCTCAGGTGATAAGGCAGTACTTCTTAGGCCGGGCGCCATTACTCCGAGCGAGATTATGGCTAAGACAGGTGTAAGGGTATATCTGCCTGGAGAAATCAAGGGCGACAACGAAAAAGAAGATCTTCCTAAGGTATCGGGAAGTCTTAAAGCGCATTACGCACCTACTACTCCTTTGCGTCTCTACGCACCGGGACGTGTTTTAGATGCATTAAGTGAATTTCCTGACACCAAATCTCGCGTTGCAATTGCGGTATGGGATTCCGAATCTTCTCTTGGTCATGACGGTCACCCAGCTGCTCGTTTTGAAGAGGTGGAGATATCAAGTGATAGCGTTGCCTTCGCTAGTTGTTTATATCGATCCCTGCGCGATTTGGATCAACAAGGCTGGGATTTAATTTTGTTTCCTGAGCCACCCGTGGGCGAGGAATGGGACGGTGTCAGAGATCGACTTCAGCGTGCATGTTTTGGTTCTGGGCCATCCTCTAGTAACCACGATAGTAATTGA
- a CDS encoding D-alanyl-D-alanine carboxypeptidase, with translation MGKPATTANGEMVIQSWLKQNGLEFQELVIENGSGLSRNEAISAGQMNQLLLTVRNLPVGDIFYNSLPIAGADSTMRNRLMSQLRKFLHLKKKPEARIKTGSLADVRAISWLHVK, from the coding sequence ATGGGAAAACCAGCTACAACTGCCAATGGAGAGATGGTCATTCAGAGCTGGCTGAAACAAAATGGCCTGGAATTTCAGGAACTCGTTATCGAAAATGGTTCAGGCTTATCTCGCAACGAGGCAATCTCTGCGGGCCAGATGAATCAACTTTTATTGACAGTTCGAAACCTACCTGTTGGTGATATTTTCTATAACAGCCTGCCAATTGCTGGTGCTGACAGCACCATGCGCAATCGCCTAATGAGTCAGCTACGCAAGTTCTTGCATCTCAAGAAAAAACCTGAAGCCAGAATTAAAACTGGCTCACTTGCAGATGTCAGAGCAATCTCTTGGTTACATGTTAAGTAA